CCTGGGCCCTACATTTGCGCCGAATGGGACAACGGCGGACTGCCCGCCTGGCTATTCAGCGATCCCACGGTGGGCGTGCGCAGCAGCGAAGCCGGCTACCTTGCCGCCGTCGACTCCTTCATGGAAAGCCTGCTGCCCATCGTCGTCGAGCGCCAGATCACCCGGGGCGGCCCCATCATCCTGTTCCAGATCGAAAATGAGTACGGCGCCTACGGTGCGGACAAGGCCTACCTGCAGCACCTGGTGGACGTGGCAAAACGTGCCGGCGTGGAGGTCCCCCTGTTCACCTGCGACCAGCCGTTCGGCACCATGATCGAGGACGGGTCATTGCCCGAACTGCACAAGACGGGCACGTTCGGCTCCCGCGCTTCCGAGCGCCTGGCATTCCTGCACGAACGGCAGCCCTCCGGACCCCTCATGTGCGCGGAATTCTGGAACGGCTGGTTCGACAACTGGGGCACCCACCACCACAGAACCGACGCCGCCGCGTCCGCAGCGGAGCTTGAGGCCCTGCTGACCGCCGGAGCGTCCGTCAACATCTACATGTTTCACGGCGGCACCAACTTCGGGTTCACCAATGGCGCCAACGACAAGGGCATCTACGAGCCCACCATCACGTCCTACGACTACGACGCACCGCTCAGCGAGGACGGCTTCCCCACCGATAAATACTTCGCTTTCCGGGATGTCATCGCCAAACACTTCCCCGTGCCGGAGGAGGTTCCGGCCCGCCGCGCCGAGGTACCGGAGTCGGTTGTTGCGGTTGCCTCCACGGTGCCCCTCCTGCAGGCCGCGGACATGCTGGGCACACCGTTGCAGTCCGCCGGGCCCGTTCCCGTCAGCGAAGCCGCGGGCGAGTACCGCGGGTTCCACCTCTACGAACGGCACGTGGCCCACGGCGGCATCCTGGCTTTTGGCGGGATCCGTGATCGAGCCCAGTTCTTCCTGGACAGCCTTCCCGTGGGCATTCTGAGCCGCGAGCTGGGCGAACGCTCCCTCGCCCTCCCCCGGGGCGGGCACCTGCAGATACTGGTGGAGGACCAGGGCCGGGTCAACTACGGGCCCAGGATCGGCGAGGCGAAGGGACTCATGGGCCCGGCCACCCTTGACGGTGAAGAACTGGAAGGCTGGGACATGCGGCCCCTCAGCCTGGGCGACCTGGCACCGCTGCGCAGCATGGCAGCGGAGTTCTCCGGTAGCGGAGGCGTAGCCGGCCCGTCCGTGTCGTTCGCCTCCTTTACCGCGGCGGGCCCCGGCGACCGGCACCTGCGCCTGGACGGCTGGACCAAGGGCAATGCCTTCATCAATGGCTTCAATCTCGGCCGCTACTGGAGCCGCGGCCCCCAACGAACGCTCTACGTGCCGGGCCCGCTGATCCGCGAAGGCGTCAACGAACTGGCCATTCTTGAACTGCAGGGCAGCTCCACCCGGGATGTACGGTTCGTCTCCGGCCCTGACCTGGGGCCGGACGAGAAGTAGCGCGGCTATACGCCGGGACGGGCTGCGCGGCTGCGGTTTCCCCGGCGCAGCCGCGCCACCAGCGTGGCGGCGAGCAACGCCGTCGTCAGTTCCAGCCCGATGACCAGCAGCAGCTGGCCGGCGTCTGCGGCCTGGGCAGTGTACGACGCCGGCCCTCCACCATGCGTGTGCCCGGCGCCTCCCGCGCTGAGCAGCAGCGTGGTGTGCAGCGCGACCATGGCCAGCGCCACAAGAGTCACTTGATGCAGCGCTCCGATGCGGCTGTGGCGCCAGATATGGACCGTGCACGGCACGCAGACGGCGGCCAGGGCAATCATGAGGAGGCCCAGCCAGGCCCCATGGTGGCCAGCAGCTGCCAGCCACAGGTGCGTGGCGCAGGAAGCAGCGGTGACCACGGCGCATGCCCGGGGATGCAGGACGGGACCGCGGGCGCGGACCCGTCCTGCCGCCGTCGGCCTTTCCATCATTCCGCGGGCGGGGCTAGTGGCAGGAGCCACCGGTGGCTCCCTCGGTGTGGCAGGAGGAAGCCTGCCGGTTCGGGTTGGCGGGCACATCCAGCACGGGGCTGCGGTCAAAGAACCCCTCGGGGCGGAGCTTGAAGCCCACGGTGTCCACGGGCATGATGGGCCAGTCTTCCACCCTCGGGAAGTGGGTGAGTCCGAAGGTGTGCCACACCACGATGTCCTGGCCGTCGAGCTCCCGGTCCTGCGCCACGTAGGCGGGCAGGCCTGCGCCTCCGGCGTGCTGGTTGACGAAGTCCCCCGTGGGGTACCGCTCGTTCTCCGCGT
This genomic interval from Arthrobacter sp. SLBN-100 contains the following:
- a CDS encoding glycoside hydrolase family 35 protein produces the protein MSTFAIGDHDFLLDGEPFRILSGAIHYFRVHPDQWADRIHKARLMGLNTIETYVAWNEHSPAPGTFSTDGGLDLGRFLDLVAAEGMQAIVRPGPYICAEWDNGGLPAWLFSDPTVGVRSSEAGYLAAVDSFMESLLPIVVERQITRGGPIILFQIENEYGAYGADKAYLQHLVDVAKRAGVEVPLFTCDQPFGTMIEDGSLPELHKTGTFGSRASERLAFLHERQPSGPLMCAEFWNGWFDNWGTHHHRTDAAASAAELEALLTAGASVNIYMFHGGTNFGFTNGANDKGIYEPTITSYDYDAPLSEDGFPTDKYFAFRDVIAKHFPVPEEVPARRAEVPESVVAVASTVPLLQAADMLGTPLQSAGPVPVSEAAGEYRGFHLYERHVAHGGILAFGGIRDRAQFFLDSLPVGILSRELGERSLALPRGGHLQILVEDQGRVNYGPRIGEAKGLMGPATLDGEELEGWDMRPLSLGDLAPLRSMAAEFSGSGGVAGPSVSFASFTAAGPGDRHLRLDGWTKGNAFINGFNLGRYWSRGPQRTLYVPGPLIREGVNELAILELQGSSTRDVRFVSGPDLGPDEK